In Paraburkholderia bryophila, a single genomic region encodes these proteins:
- the cadR gene encoding Cd(II)/Pb(II)-responsive transcriptional regulator, whose translation MKIGELAKIAHCTTETIRFYEKEGLLPEADRTEANYRSYTGKHVERLRFIRNCRALDMTHDEIRALLRLTDAPADGCGGINALIDEHIAHVDTRIEELKQLKVQLTTLREQCHGEQAVEDCGIVQGLTDMDVSAPRARHTHLG comes from the coding sequence ATGAAAATCGGCGAACTGGCGAAAATCGCCCATTGCACGACCGAAACGATCCGTTTCTACGAAAAAGAGGGCCTGTTGCCCGAAGCGGACCGCACCGAAGCCAATTACCGTAGCTATACCGGCAAGCACGTCGAACGGCTGCGCTTCATCCGCAACTGCCGCGCGCTCGATATGACTCACGACGAGATCCGCGCGTTGCTGCGCCTCACCGACGCACCCGCCGACGGCTGCGGCGGCATCAATGCCCTGATCGACGAGCACATCGCGCATGTCGATACGCGCATCGAGGAGCTGAAGCAGTTGAAAGTGCAACTCACCACGTTGCGCGAGCAATGCCACGGCGAACAGGCCGTCGAAGACTGCGGCATCGTGCAAGGTCTGACCGATATGGATGTGAGCGCGCCGCGAGCGCGGCATACGCATCTGGGTTAA